In Panacibacter ginsenosidivorans, the following proteins share a genomic window:
- a CDS encoding PIG-L deacetylase family protein, producing MKTAIAIAAHPDDIEMMMAGTLLLLKKAGYEIHYLNLSRGDCGSVEYAAAEIKKIRLAEAKNAAHLLGAHFHPPLCDDLQIFYGENLLRKVAAVIREVKPTVVLTHSPEDYMEDHVNTGRLAVTAAFARGMRNFTTDPQLPFDNYDCTVYHSLPHTLRDNFRRRIIPGAFVNTGAVHETKLEALRAHQSQQSWLDVSQNMNSYLQAMEDVSLEVGEMSKIFTHAEGWRRHSHVGFCEAGADPLKELGNDYLVNEAYEKHLEL from the coding sequence ATGAAAACTGCGATTGCTATTGCTGCTCATCCTGATGATATTGAAATGATGATGGCCGGAACTTTACTGTTGTTAAAAAAAGCAGGATATGAAATTCATTACCTGAATCTTTCCCGTGGCGATTGCGGCAGTGTTGAATATGCTGCTGCAGAAATTAAAAAGATTCGTCTTGCAGAAGCTAAAAACGCAGCTCATTTACTTGGCGCACATTTTCATCCGCCATTGTGCGATGATCTCCAAATATTTTATGGTGAGAATTTGCTCCGGAAGGTTGCTGCTGTTATTCGTGAAGTAAAGCCAACTGTTGTGTTAACACATTCCCCCGAAGATTATATGGAAGACCATGTAAATACCGGCAGGCTTGCAGTAACGGCAGCTTTTGCAAGGGGCATGCGCAATTTTACAACAGATCCTCAGCTTCCTTTTGACAATTATGATTGCACGGTTTATCATTCCCTGCCACACACATTAAGAGACAATTTCCGCAGGCGCATTATACCCGGGGCATTTGTAAATACAGGTGCCGTACACGAAACAAAACTGGAAGCATTGAGGGCGCATCAAAGCCAGCAAAGCTGGCTCGATGTAAGTCAAAATATGAACTCATATTTACAGGCGATGGAAGACGTTTCGCTGGAAGTAGGAGAAATGTCAAAAATTTTTACACATGCAGAAGGCTGGCGCAGGCATTCACATGTTGGTTTTTGTGAAGCTGGAGCCGATCCGTTGAAAGAACTGGGTAATGATTATCTCGTGAATGAAGCATATGAGAAGCATCTTGAATTGTGA
- a CDS encoding PQQ-dependent sugar dehydrogenase, with translation MKCFTQVCLINFVVLLFFVCVVSCNSDSTKDTGTEKITADTSTSVKLEVVTNAINFPVEMAAAPDNSHRLFVSDLGGEIMVLKNGNVLPQPFLDLRSKLETKDSTPEVKGMFGFTFHPQFSGNRKFYVAYNAPTNIDSNSCKLVISEFTVSASNPDSASLSSERRILEVQGSGVDHDACDMAFGPDGYLYISIGDNHTPLNERKGQILSSLLGKVLRIDVNKTPYGIPADNPFAGVKDARPEIWAYGLRRFWRFSFDPQTHVLIGGEVGDKEREETDIIVKGGNYGWPVAEGDTIVVHNSSADTANFVAPIDTYTHKDGICVIGGKFYYGKNIPFLKDKYVFADYNGTLYALTKNETGTWSRQQVKISNKPSDPLLIISCDEDENNELYLSGVLNTKEGFKGVIYKLVKN, from the coding sequence ATGAAATGCTTTACCCAGGTTTGCCTTATCAATTTTGTTGTTTTATTATTTTTCGTTTGTGTGGTTTCCTGTAACTCCGACAGTACAAAAGATACCGGAACTGAAAAAATAACTGCTGATACTTCCACATCTGTAAAATTAGAAGTTGTTACCAATGCCATTAATTTTCCCGTTGAAATGGCTGCAGCGCCTGATAATAGTCACCGGCTGTTTGTTAGTGACCTTGGCGGGGAGATCATGGTACTAAAAAATGGCAATGTATTGCCGCAACCTTTTCTTGATCTGCGCAGCAAGCTGGAAACAAAAGATTCAACACCTGAAGTAAAAGGCATGTTTGGATTTACATTTCATCCGCAATTTTCCGGAAACAGAAAGTTTTACGTTGCGTATAATGCGCCCACCAATATAGATTCAAATAGTTGCAAGCTGGTCATCTCAGAATTTACCGTAAGTGCTTCAAATCCTGACAGTGCAAGCCTTTCAAGCGAGCGGCGTATTTTAGAAGTGCAGGGGTCTGGTGTAGATCACGATGCGTGTGATATGGCATTTGGCCCTGACGGGTATCTGTATATTTCTATCGGTGATAACCACACGCCTTTAAATGAACGCAAAGGACAAATACTCAGCTCTTTACTTGGCAAAGTATTACGTATTGATGTAAATAAAACGCCTTATGGTATTCCTGCAGATAATCCCTTTGCAGGTGTTAAAGATGCAAGACCAGAAATATGGGCCTATGGTTTAAGAAGGTTCTGGCGTTTTTCTTTCGATCCACAAACACATGTGTTGATTGGCGGAGAAGTAGGAGATAAGGAACGTGAAGAAACAGACATCATTGTAAAAGGTGGTAATTATGGCTGGCCTGTTGCAGAAGGAGATACAATAGTTGTGCACAATAGTAGTGCAGATACAGCAAATTTTGTTGCACCCATTGATACCTACACGCACAAAGATGGTATATGTGTTATTGGCGGTAAATTTTATTATGGAAAAAATATTCCTTTCTTAAAAGACAAATATGTGTTTGCAGATTATAACGGCACCCTGTATGCACTTACTAAAAATGAGACCGGTACATGGAGCAGGCAACAGGTAAAGATCAGTAATAAACCTTCAGATCCTTTGCTTATCATAAGTTGCGATGAAGATGAGAACAATGAGCTGTACCTGTCAGGTGTGCTTAATACAAAAGAAGGATTTAAGGGTGTAATATATAAGCTCGTCAAAAACTGA
- a CDS encoding glucosamine-6-phosphate isomerase, whose product MARKLSSIAPGWWDYTTLDTDLIEEVALLTPEKMLQLSRPGFKVVMYDTLEDFYLAEALEYVNAWKQSTADNPVGICGPIGPTEQLPLVARIINELNISVKSAHFWGMDEWVMGDKEVSPDHPLSFEKADRELCFNRIKKELVMPDENLHFPKADTAVYRKSWEGVRCAVMQGGQGDIKHWAFNDPPKREAEYIDNPPPPEVYRKLTARVVDLHPITIAQNARTSGGGNITLVPTKAITVGPVETWMAEKVSIWHAGMHDNPFGQRLTTYMISKNMVDTSVPMSLLADHPNVQFNFYRGGIGDCSVVMH is encoded by the coding sequence ATGGCCCGCAAATTAAGTTCTATTGCTCCCGGCTGGTGGGATTACACAACACTTGACACCGACCTTATTGAAGAAGTTGCACTGCTTACACCCGAAAAAATGCTTCAGCTTTCGAGGCCCGGTTTTAAAGTAGTAATGTACGACACGCTCGAAGATTTTTACCTGGCCGAAGCGCTGGAATATGTGAATGCATGGAAGCAGTCAACCGCCGATAATCCCGTTGGCATCTGCGGACCTATTGGCCCAACAGAGCAATTGCCGCTGGTTGCACGCATCATAAACGAATTAAATATTTCTGTTAAGTCTGCACATTTCTGGGGCATGGATGAATGGGTGATGGGAGATAAAGAAGTATCGCCTGACCATCCCTTATCATTCGAAAAGGCAGACCGTGAACTTTGTTTTAACCGCATAAAAAAAGAACTGGTAATGCCGGATGAAAATCTGCATTTTCCAAAAGCAGATACCGCTGTATACCGCAAGAGTTGGGAAGGTGTTCGTTGCGCCGTGATGCAGGGCGGGCAGGGCGATATCAAGCATTGGGCATTTAATGATCCTCCAAAAAGAGAAGCAGAATACATCGACAATCCGCCACCGCCAGAGGTATATCGTAAACTTACCGCACGTGTTGTTGACCTGCACCCGATAACCATTGCACAAAATGCACGCACATCGGGCGGGGGGAATATTACCCTGGTTCCCACAAAGGCCATTACGGTAGGGCCCGTTGAAACATGGATGGCCGAAAAGGTTTCTATCTGGCATGCGGGCATGCATGATAATCCTTTTGGTCAAAGGCTCACCACTTATATGATCTCAAAAAATATGGTGGACACATCAGTACCCATGTCATTGCTGGCAGATCATCCGAATGTACAGTTCAATTTTTATCGTGGTGGTATTGGCGACTGCTCTGTTGTGATGCATTAA
- a CDS encoding LVIVD repeat-containing protein gives MKKNLQLLPLHVIAITCTLLFISACSKDNNKGKMQTYTIYTPVYKAKSEVLASINGVSTTNIEHAGKLYIKDNFIYLNELNKGIHIIDNSNPSQPTQIAFLSIPGNLDIAIKGNILYADMFTDLLALDITDPHHVTIKNTLNNFFTSRGYVNGAPSFMDDKIAVDWTEKDTAVFVQNNYPTAECNGCFFDLASSTIKSSSGVAGSMAGMVIMNDYLYSISEMHSLSIVDITNPSSPILDSSFFAGFDLQTVYPFEDKLFLGSAIGMFMYDVSDPQHPVSIGQFEHGRACDPVISDGNYAYVTLHAGDGCGGDQNELDVINIQDLVNSKLVKTYALTKPTGLCKDGNYLFVCDGTGVKIYNAINPLNLMLVHQIKSNEPYDIIAANKKALIVDADGLYQYDYSNMNNVRLLSFIAAKK, from the coding sequence ATGAAAAAGAATCTTCAGCTTTTGCCGCTGCATGTAATTGCAATAACCTGTACGTTGTTATTTATTTCAGCCTGTTCAAAAGATAATAACAAAGGGAAGATGCAAACTTATACGATCTATACCCCGGTGTATAAAGCTAAGAGTGAAGTGCTGGCTTCCATTAACGGCGTTTCGACGACTAACATTGAACATGCAGGTAAACTCTATATAAAAGATAATTTCATTTATCTTAATGAACTTAATAAAGGCATCCACATCATTGATAACAGCAATCCATCTCAGCCAACACAAATTGCTTTTCTTTCGATACCCGGTAATCTTGATATTGCCATCAAAGGAAATATTCTTTATGCAGATATGTTTACAGACCTGCTTGCACTTGATATCACAGACCCACATCATGTTACCATAAAAAACACATTGAATAATTTTTTTACTAGCCGTGGTTATGTAAATGGTGCACCATCTTTTATGGATGATAAAATAGCAGTTGACTGGACTGAAAAAGACACTGCGGTATTTGTGCAAAATAATTACCCTACCGCTGAATGTAATGGCTGCTTTTTCGACTTAGCAAGCAGCACCATAAAATCATCATCTGGCGTTGCCGGTTCAATGGCGGGCATGGTTATCATGAATGATTATTTATACAGCATCAGCGAAATGCATAGCTTAAGCATTGTTGATATTACCAATCCTTCATCTCCAATACTTGATTCATCTTTTTTTGCAGGATTCGACCTGCAAACCGTTTATCCTTTTGAAGATAAATTATTCCTTGGCTCTGCCATTGGTATGTTCATGTATGATGTAAGCGATCCGCAGCATCCTGTTTCCATTGGTCAGTTTGAACATGGCCGTGCATGCGATCCTGTTATCTCTGATGGTAATTACGCATACGTAACATTGCATGCAGGAGATGGTTGTGGAGGCGATCAAAACGAACTGGATGTAATAAACATACAGGATCTTGTAAACAGCAAATTGGTAAAAACTTATGCACTTACAAAACCAACGGGCCTTTGTAAAGATGGGAATTATCTTTTTGTGTGCGATGGCACCGGCGTAAAGATCTATAATGCAATCAATCCTTTAAATTTAATGCTGGTTCATCAAATAAAGAGCAATGAACCTTATGATATTATCGCAGCAAATAAAAAAGCGTTGATAGTTGATGCCGATGGTCTTTATCAATACGATTACAGCAATATGAACAATGTACGTTTATTGAGTTTTATTGCTGCTAAAAAATAA
- a CDS encoding GMC oxidoreductase, translating to MPADSLYVNTKAVEKNTFDAIVIGSGISGGWAAKELCDRGIKTLVLERGRNVTHIKDYPTATKHPWEFRHRGAITAALQKENPIVSKCYAFDEGAQHFFVKDKEHPYIQEKPFDWIRGYQVGGKSLMWARETQRWSRFEFEAPARDGYAVDWPIRYNDLAPWYTHVERFVGISGNMDGIENLPDGEFLPPWEFNCVEKSMQQKVNAYYKDRRMLMGRCTNLTKAGELQLKQGRGPCQARNLCHRGCPYGGYFSSNSSTLPWAANTGNLTLRPESVVHSIIYDEQKGKAIGVRVIDAITKEATEYFAKIIFLNAACLNSNLVLLNSISNRFPNGLGNDNDLLGRYMTFQNYRGSLNADIDGFEDEYYYGRRPVSPLMPSFRNVHKKEMDFMGGYLVFWGAYRNTGNANNNENIGASFKDAMCEAGNWGVYMSMQGEVIPKFDNHVRLSKDLKDEWGIPQLITAVEYDDNDEKMLQDFLIQGAEILRIAGCKNIIPNDSKQTPGLDIHEMGGIRMGHDPKTSLLNKWNQLHACKNVFVTDGSCMTSSGNQNPSLTFMALTARAANYAADELKKGNL from the coding sequence ATGCCTGCAGATAGTTTATATGTCAACACAAAAGCCGTTGAGAAAAATACCTTTGATGCTATTGTGATTGGTTCTGGTATCAGTGGCGGCTGGGCTGCAAAAGAGTTGTGTGACCGTGGCATCAAAACGTTGGTGCTGGAGAGAGGACGCAATGTAACACACATTAAAGATTACCCTACAGCAACGAAGCACCCATGGGAGTTTCGGCACAGAGGCGCTATCACTGCAGCATTGCAAAAAGAAAACCCTATAGTAAGTAAGTGTTATGCATTTGATGAAGGTGCACAACATTTTTTTGTAAAAGATAAAGAGCATCCTTACATACAGGAAAAGCCTTTCGACTGGATCCGTGGGTACCAGGTAGGTGGTAAGTCGTTAATGTGGGCACGTGAAACGCAACGCTGGAGCCGGTTTGAGTTTGAAGCACCTGCACGTGATGGTTATGCTGTTGACTGGCCCATACGTTATAATGATCTTGCGCCATGGTATACGCATGTAGAAAGATTTGTTGGCATCAGTGGCAATATGGATGGCATAGAAAATTTACCCGATGGTGAGTTTCTGCCGCCATGGGAATTTAATTGCGTGGAGAAAAGTATGCAACAAAAAGTGAATGCCTATTACAAAGATCGCCGCATGTTGATGGGTCGTTGTACCAATCTTACAAAGGCTGGTGAGCTTCAGTTAAAACAGGGAAGAGGTCCTTGCCAGGCCCGCAATCTTTGTCACCGTGGTTGCCCTTATGGTGGTTATTTCAGTTCCAATTCTTCAACATTGCCATGGGCTGCCAATACAGGCAACCTCACACTTAGGCCAGAGTCTGTTGTGCACTCCATTATTTATGATGAACAAAAAGGAAAAGCAATTGGTGTAAGGGTAATTGATGCCATTACAAAAGAGGCAACGGAATATTTTGCCAAAATAATTTTTTTAAATGCAGCCTGCCTCAACAGCAATCTTGTTTTGCTGAATTCCATCTCAAATCGTTTCCCAAATGGTTTAGGTAATGATAATGATCTTCTAGGAAGGTATATGACTTTTCAAAATTATCGTGGTTCTCTTAACGCAGATATTGATGGTTTTGAAGACGAATATTATTATGGCAGAAGGCCCGTATCTCCGCTTATGCCCAGTTTCAGAAATGTTCATAAGAAGGAAATGGATTTTATGGGTGGTTATCTCGTGTTTTGGGGAGCTTATAGAAATACAGGGAATGCGAACAATAATGAAAATATTGGCGCATCATTTAAAGATGCAATGTGTGAAGCAGGTAATTGGGGTGTGTATATGTCTATGCAGGGAGAAGTGATTCCAAAGTTTGATAATCACGTAAGGTTGAGTAAAGATTTAAAAGATGAATGGGGCATTCCGCAACTTATAACAGCAGTAGAATATGATGATAATGATGAAAAAATGCTACAAGATTTTTTAATACAGGGCGCCGAAATATTGCGAATAGCAGGTTGTAAAAATATTATTCCAAATGACAGCAAACAGACTCCAGGACTTGATATACATGAAATGGGCGGCATTAGAATGGGCCACGATCCTAAGACTTCATTATTGAATAAATGGAATCAGTTACATGCGTGTAAGAATGTTTTTGTAACAGATGGCTCGTGTATGACTTCTTCAGGCAACCAAAACCCATCGCTTACATTTATGGCTCTTACGGCACGTGCTGCAAATTATGCTGCCGATGAATTGAAGAAAGGGAATTTATAA
- a CDS encoding beta-N-acetylhexosaminidase, which yields MKKLLIAAIVVLMCMNAFSQGNGSIVSLIPIPVSMQMGQGNFTLKNNTSIELATTDPDAKRVAGFLAEKLSVTTGFKIPVKPVNKASNANGNIALAIVQDATFGNEGYKLNVTPNSISLSANKAAGLFYAMQTLLQLLPKEIESSKVVNNIEWNVPGVTITDYPRFGWRALMFDVSRHFFTKQDVKTFIDNMIRYKYNLLHLHLTDDQGWRIEIKSLPELTKVGAWRPERKGAWANAKPVTADEPKTYGGFYTQDDIREIVQYAKERFVTILPEVDIPGHSMAAVATYPQLSCTPGTYFVNAGEETQVWEKNGNRALIDNTLCPANENVYEFLDKVFTEVAQLFPFEYIHVGGDEAAKNFWEQSEAVKALMQREGLKNMEEVQSYFIKRVEKIVQSKGKKMIGWDEILQGGLAPEATVMSWRGMKGGIEAAKQGHHVVMAPKDYTYVELMQGDPYVEPPEFDILLLDQSYKFEPVPDGVDPKLILGGEACLWSEHVTNMRAAGYELWPRAWAVAESVWSPKENKNWPDFVTRTENQFQRLDIAKIKYSRSMYDPLFIASFDNKGQLKVELHLQVPGLVAYYSFDETNPDEFYPAYKEPLIVPEDALHVKVLTYRDGKPIGKQINMPVEELVKRAKKE from the coding sequence ATGAAGAAATTATTGATTGCTGCGATTGTTGTGCTGATGTGTATGAACGCATTCAGCCAGGGTAATGGAAGTATTGTTTCCTTAATTCCAATACCCGTGTCGATGCAAATGGGCCAGGGAAATTTTACGCTGAAGAATAATACGTCGATTGAACTTGCAACGACCGACCCTGATGCAAAAAGAGTCGCAGGATTTCTTGCTGAAAAATTATCGGTAACAACTGGATTTAAAATTCCTGTGAAGCCTGTGAATAAAGCCTCGAATGCGAACGGCAATATTGCTCTTGCAATAGTGCAGGATGCAACATTCGGAAATGAAGGATATAAATTAAATGTTACGCCCAATTCAATTTCACTTAGTGCAAACAAAGCTGCGGGTTTGTTTTATGCGATGCAAACCTTACTGCAGTTACTGCCAAAGGAAATTGAAAGTAGTAAAGTAGTAAACAATATTGAATGGAATGTACCCGGTGTAACCATTACTGATTATCCGCGTTTTGGCTGGCGTGCTTTGATGTTTGACGTAAGCCGGCATTTCTTTACAAAGCAGGATGTGAAGACGTTTATAGATAATATGATTCGGTATAAGTATAATCTTTTGCACCTGCATCTTACAGACGACCAAGGCTGGCGAATAGAAATAAAATCTTTGCCTGAACTTACAAAGGTTGGTGCATGGCGACCAGAGCGGAAAGGTGCATGGGCCAATGCTAAACCGGTTACCGCAGATGAGCCAAAAACCTATGGCGGATTTTATACACAGGATGATATCAGAGAAATTGTTCAATATGCGAAAGAGCGCTTTGTAACGATATTACCCGAAGTTGATATACCCGGTCACAGCATGGCAGCAGTGGCAACATATCCGCAGTTATCCTGCACACCCGGTACTTATTTTGTAAATGCCGGAGAGGAAACACAGGTATGGGAAAAGAATGGTAACCGTGCGCTGATCGATAACACGCTATGCCCGGCTAATGAAAACGTGTACGAATTTTTAGATAAGGTTTTTACGGAGGTTGCACAGTTATTCCCTTTTGAATATATACATGTTGGTGGTGATGAAGCCGCGAAAAATTTCTGGGAACAAAGCGAAGCGGTAAAAGCGCTTATGCAAAGAGAAGGCTTGAAGAATATGGAAGAAGTGCAGAGTTATTTTATAAAGCGAGTTGAAAAAATTGTTCAGTCAAAAGGCAAAAAGATGATCGGGTGGGACGAGATATTGCAGGGTGGCCTTGCGCCTGAAGCTACTGTTATGAGTTGGCGTGGAATGAAAGGAGGAATAGAGGCTGCAAAGCAGGGTCACCATGTGGTGATGGCACCGAAAGATTATACTTATGTGGAGTTGATGCAGGGCGATCCGTATGTAGAGCCACCTGAGTTTGATATTTTACTACTCGATCAGTCTTATAAATTTGAGCCGGTACCCGATGGAGTTGATCCAAAACTTATACTCGGTGGCGAAGCCTGTTTGTGGAGCGAACATGTGACCAATATGCGTGCAGCGGGATACGAGTTGTGGCCAAGGGCCTGGGCGGTAGCTGAGTCTGTATGGTCACCAAAAGAAAACAAGAACTGGCCCGATTTTGTAACCCGTACAGAGAACCAGTTTCAAAGGCTTGATATTGCGAAGATCAAATACTCCCGCAGCATGTACGATCCGCTTTTTATTGCATCGTTTGATAACAAGGGGCAATTGAAAGTTGAACTGCACTTACAGGTTCCCGGCCTTGTTGCTTATTATTCTTTCGATGAAACAAATCCCGATGAATTTTATCCCGCATACAAAGAACCGCTCATCGTTCCCGAAGACGCACTGCATGTAAAAGTACTCACTTACAGGGATGGCAAGCCAATCGGTAAGCAGATCAATATGCCGGTTGAGGAGTTGGTGAAAAGAGCTAAAAAAGAGTAA
- a CDS encoding DinB family protein, which produces MENIIMEPLQQTNLVITPAELLAHWQDHRNLTRRVIEAFPEDKLFSYSAGGMRPFAEMAIEMIGMAVPGLNGVITGKWEDAYELPHHSGKTKPSTKKELLKVWDEVTAKINALWPQIPAHRFQEHDLAFGQWEGPVYFFILYWIDNEIHHRAQGYVYLRTLGIEPPHFWERQ; this is translated from the coding sequence ATGGAAAACATTATCATGGAGCCGTTGCAACAAACGAACTTAGTAATTACACCTGCAGAGCTATTAGCGCACTGGCAGGATCACCGCAATCTTACCCGCCGTGTAATTGAAGCTTTTCCCGAAGACAAATTATTTTCTTATTCTGCAGGTGGTATGCGCCCATTTGCAGAGATGGCAATTGAAATGATAGGCATGGCTGTACCCGGTTTAAATGGTGTTATTACAGGTAAATGGGAAGATGCGTATGAGCTTCCGCATCATTCAGGTAAAACAAAACCATCAACTAAAAAAGAATTGCTTAAAGTGTGGGATGAGGTAACTGCAAAGATCAATGCATTGTGGCCGCAGATACCGGCGCATCGTTTCCAGGAACATGATCTTGCATTTGGACAATGGGAAGGCCCGGTTTATTTTTTTATTTTATATTGGATAGATAATGAAATTCACCACAGAGCGCAGGGATATGTTTATTTACGTACACTGGGAATTGAACCACCGCATTTTTGGGAACGTCAATAA
- a CDS encoding sulfotransferase family protein translates to MGLKVIGAGFGRTGTMSTYKALPELGFPCYHMMEIIGNKENKSHIDFWNKVANEPEGKQHNWEEVFSNYTAAVDNPACCVWKELMVAYPDAKVLLTVHPKGAEAWYKSTMETIYFTEILWQFKVLKAVVPFMRKFGDVSTKLIWQRSHKGTMENKEAAIAHYKQHIEDVKATVPADKLLIFSVDQGWGPLCKFLGVEVPATPFPNVNDKAQVKKTIADFTKGAYIILGLGVVILIAILFALFKIFS, encoded by the coding sequence ATGGGCCTTAAAGTAATTGGTGCAGGCTTTGGAAGAACCGGCACTATGTCAACCTACAAAGCTTTACCAGAATTAGGGTTTCCCTGTTATCATATGATGGAGATCATTGGCAACAAAGAAAACAAATCTCATATCGACTTCTGGAATAAGGTAGCTAATGAACCTGAAGGCAAGCAACATAACTGGGAAGAAGTATTCAGCAATTACACTGCAGCGGTAGACAATCCTGCCTGCTGTGTGTGGAAAGAATTAATGGTAGCGTACCCGGATGCAAAAGTGTTGCTAACAGTTCATCCAAAAGGTGCGGAGGCCTGGTATAAAAGCACCATGGAAACGATTTATTTCACAGAGATACTTTGGCAGTTTAAAGTATTGAAAGCCGTCGTTCCTTTTATGCGCAAGTTTGGTGATGTTTCTACAAAGCTTATCTGGCAAAGATCTCACAAAGGAACCATGGAAAATAAAGAAGCCGCCATTGCCCATTACAAACAGCACATTGAAGACGTAAAAGCAACTGTTCCGGCTGATAAATTACTCATTTTTTCAGTTGACCAGGGATGGGGGCCTTTATGCAAATTTCTTGGTGTGGAGGTGCCTGCCACTCCTTTCCCGAATGTAAATGACAAAGCGCAGGTAAAAAAGACGATCGCAGATTTTACCAAAGGCGCTTATATAATTCTGGGTCTTGGTGTAGTTATTCTTATTGCCATACTATTTGCGTTGTTTAAAATTTTTAGCTGA
- a CDS encoding glycoside hydrolase family 16 protein produces the protein MKLAFFCFTFIAVSAIAQSYDPFQPDFSAPPNKAGFTLVWHDEFNNTGKPDTTNWIYEHGFVRNEELQWYSEANANCKNGVLLIEGRKEKIKNKNYNAASADWRLKRAYAEYTSASIQTRGLHQWQYGCFEIRARIDTAKGAWPAIWTLGVNGKWPANGETDIMEFYRIKQEPVMLANTAWGTGKRYVANWHTEIKPLTYFTAKDAAWVKKFHVWKMEWDKESIKLFLDDELLNITSLDKTINVDGSNPFLQPQYILLNLAMGGNGGDPSAMQQPITYEVDYVRVYQKVQ, from the coding sequence ATGAAACTTGCATTTTTCTGTTTTACATTCATTGCAGTAAGCGCTATTGCACAATCTTACGACCCGTTTCAACCTGATTTTAGTGCACCTCCAAATAAAGCGGGTTTCACATTGGTATGGCATGACGAGTTTAATAATACCGGTAAACCTGATACAACCAACTGGATATATGAACATGGGTTTGTAAGAAATGAAGAACTGCAATGGTATAGTGAAGCAAATGCAAATTGTAAAAATGGTGTTTTATTAATAGAAGGAAGAAAAGAAAAAATAAAGAACAAAAACTATAATGCAGCATCCGCTGACTGGCGGTTAAAAAGAGCATACGCAGAATATACGTCGGCCAGTATTCAAACAAGAGGATTGCATCAATGGCAATATGGGTGTTTTGAAATACGTGCCAGAATTGATACAGCAAAAGGAGCGTGGCCTGCAATATGGACATTGGGTGTTAATGGTAAATGGCCTGCAAACGGGGAGACGGATATCATGGAGTTTTACAGGATCAAACAAGAGCCTGTAATGCTTGCCAACACTGCATGGGGCACTGGTAAACGCTACGTAGCCAACTGGCATACAGAAATAAAACCACTCACATATTTTACTGCAAAAGATGCTGCATGGGTAAAAAAATTTCATGTATGGAAAATGGAGTGGGATAAAGAATCCATAAAACTTTTTCTTGATGATGAATTATTAAACATCACCAGTTTAGATAAAACCATTAATGTTGATGGCAGTAACCCTTTTCTTCAGCCCCAATATATTTTATTGAATCTTGCAATGGGCGGTAATGGCGGAGATCCTTCTGCCATGCAACAACCCATAACTTATGAAGTGGATTATGTACGTGTGTATCAAAAAGTGCAATAA
- a CDS encoding nuclear transport factor 2 family protein — protein sequence MKKIILVAMCSSLLFACNEQKPAEEKTATPAVETTQQPAEFADAKYTDIGKKGLASLSGGDVDSWMADFSDNAKYFWNGGDSLIGKAAIAAYWKKRRTEVIDSISFMNDIWLPVKVNTPQQQVQSPGVWLLSWYQVSTKYKNGKHMRQWIHTDMHFDASDKIDQVVQYLDRAPINAALAK from the coding sequence ATGAAAAAAATCATTCTTGTGGCTATGTGTTCTTCATTGCTGTTTGCCTGCAACGAACAAAAACCTGCAGAAGAAAAAACAGCAACACCTGCTGTGGAAACCACCCAGCAACCTGCTGAATTTGCTGATGCGAAATATACTGATATTGGCAAAAAGGGACTAGCCTCATTATCAGGCGGCGACGTTGATAGCTGGATGGCAGACTTTTCTGACAATGCAAAATATTTCTGGAATGGCGGAGACAGTCTTATTGGAAAAGCCGCTATCGCTGCTTACTGGAAAAAGAGAAGAACAGAAGTTATAGATTCAATCAGTTTCATGAATGATATATGGCTTCCGGTAAAAGTAAATACTCCTCAGCAGCAAGTGCAATCGCCGGGTGTATGGCTATTAAGCTGGTACCAGGTTTCAACAAAATATAAGAATGGAAAACATATGAGGCAATGGATACATACAGACATGCATTTTGATGCCAGCGATAAAATAGACCAGGTAGTTCAATACTTAGACAGAGCACCTATTAATGCTGCTTTAGCAAAATAA